A genomic window from Salvia miltiorrhiza cultivar Shanhuang (shh) chromosome 5, IMPLAD_Smil_shh, whole genome shotgun sequence includes:
- the LOC130986523 gene encoding probable NAD(P)H dehydrogenase subunit CRR3, chloroplastic, with translation MAILLSSGSITKLEVVASSSSSSSSSSSSQSQQQQQQPSRIIKMRPNKLANKKQQQQQQQPSILEIERAIGAGIFRERDVNSGADGEKTSLFDNILRNSVGKNEGSVEKRLRETGEWLLHQTETTSRSAGKQILTTIFVWMIPLWISAFLVATGLLSLPFDAPFLDDLIS, from the exons ATGGCTATCCTCCTCAGCTCTGGTTCCATCACCAAGCTTGAGGTTGTGGCTTCTtcctcttcatcatcatcatcttcttcttcttctcaatcacagcagcaacagcaacagCCATCGCGCATTATTAAGATGAGGCCTAATAAACTCGCAAACAaaaagcagcagcagcagcagcaacagccgtCTATTTTGGAAATTGAACGGGCCATTGGTGCCGGCATTTTTCGGGAGAGAGACGTGAACAG TGGAGCAGATGGAGAGAAGACAAGTCTGTTTGATAATATACTGAGAAATTCAGTTGGGAAGAATGAAGGGTCTGTGGAGAAGAGGCTGAGGGAGACTGGGGAGTGGCTTCTTCATCAAACTGAGACAACATCTCGCTCTGCTG GGAAGCAAATCTTGACGACCATATTTGTTTGGATGATACCTCTGTGGATAAGTGCATTTCTTGTGGCTACTGGCCTCCTTTCCCTGCCCTTTGACGCCCCATTTCTCGACGATCTCATTTCATGA